In Papaver somniferum cultivar HN1 chromosome 9, ASM357369v1, whole genome shotgun sequence, the genomic stretch agtaatattaaaaaataaaattggaaagTGAAACTGTTGGCACATTTTTAGGTGGCACTAGGAGATATGGCGCGTATTAGCTGGACTGAAAAATGTTGGATCCAAGGAAAGGATGGTGCCACATTCTAGTGGCGTATATATTTGGTGCAACTAGTAGTATATCTTTTCCCACACCAAACCATCCCTCCCTTGACACTTGGAGATTGATTTttaataccgtccaagttgtttcttatcaCTTACTCATGATCCTAACAAAAGTTTCCAATAATGGTTGTCTCGTAAAATCAATAAAAGACTAAGAAACACAATCGCATACCTGACGGCACAAAACACCCCATTCAAGGCACAATTGTCCTGCAATTCTGCCACCTACATAATTTCATATATCCACTAAGAATTGACTAGGTTAAATGAAAGTAAAGTCATTAAAACGAGCAGATATCCATCAAAGTTGCATCTATATACATTATTCACCGACAACCTTAAAGGATATAAATGCATATAGAAAAACCAAACATGTATTGGTTGTCTCTCAATCCTTTGAGCAAGTTTTCTAGCATATGGGtctttgattttcttagcttCTTCAGTTAAGAATGAAGGAAACTCTCTTGCATACGccctaaaactccttgatgaatttatGTAAGTTATAATCATTGTAGTTGACGAAAAAGCTTGCATGGAAGATATTATCAACTGAGAGATTGAATGTGTCTCTTCATTCCCTCTCTCTTGCTTAAATCACAGAGCCATTGATGGAAAAAAAGTAGAGGATTAACCCATTTCTTTAACCAATTTGGAAAGTCGGTCAGAAGATTTTTAAGATAGTGCCTCTGAGACTTGGTCTCAGATAAAAATAATATTTCAAGTTTTTCGGTTTTTATTATGTGATCTAAATATTGCCTAGTGTTCTTTGTACCACACCCTTGAGTATTCCAAGCAATAATTTTCATTTTGCTAAAATATAGAAGATTTTAAGTACACTAGAGATCACAGAGAAAGACAAGATGACACTCAAATAATGCCTAAATAAAATCTAGAAAGGCAAAATGCCGTAAATAAACAAATTCAGATTTCACAAAAATAATAAAGTATGAGAGCTACTATGGGAAGTAAAAATTCACCCAGGTTATATTTGTGTATAGCCTAGCCATAGACTAAAGCAAGTGCAGTTGTGACATCAAAACGAAAAAAAGAAGTATACATGGTCCTAAAAGAAGTATCAAAGTATCacaaaatagttcataaaaagCAATAACACCTACCCATGATCCTAAAAAAAGTTCCAATAATGATTCTCTCGTAAAATCAATAAAAGACCAAGGAACACAATCGCATACCTATGTACGAAACACCCATTGAAGGCACAATTGTCTTGCAATTCTATACCACCTACATAATTTCATGTATCCACTAAGAATTGACAAGGTTAGATGAAAGTAAAGTCATTAAGACAAGCAGATATCCATCAAAGTTGAAAGCTATATGACATCATTCACCGATAACATTAAGGGATATAAATACATATAGGAAAACCAAACATGTATTCGTAGTCTTTCAATCCTTTGAGCAAGTTTTCTAGCATATGGGtctttgattttcttagcttCTTCGTTTAAGAATGAAGGAAACCCTCTTCCATACGCCctaaaactcattgatgaatttatgTAAGTTATAGTCATTGTAGCTGACGAAAAAGCTTGCATGGAAGATACTATCAACCGAGAGATTGAATTTTGTCTCttcactctctctctctcgctTAAATCACAGAGCCATTGATGGAAAAAAAGTAGAGGATTAACCAATTTCTTTAACCTAAGCCCACCTTTACCTATAAATTCGACCAAAAATGGTagattttgtcaaaaaaaaaaaaaaatcttactcaCTCGACCGGTCCAACTGATTCTATAACACGCACATGGTTGATGCTTTTGGACAAGTtcaaccatatatatatatatatatcctttaGAGGGAGTAACTAATATCCCTGAGATTTACTCAAAACCAATCCCAATTTACACTTTGTTGTTTGCGATAAAGAATTCAAAGCCAAACATAAATCATGACAACCAACCAACCACATAATGTCGCCAGGACGCTGTGAAGTGAGCCGCAATATTTGGGTGACTGTTTTGTAACccgattttttttccattttttctaACAAAGAATACAAAAGTTAATAGCCCAACAGTTTGTAAAAATTTATTACATATCTTCattgaaaaaaatcattttaaatgggctaaaataaaattttctttttattaataTATACATCAATAATACTTCCAATTGGATTTAATTATCTTATCTTACTCCTAAATTATCTTACTCCTGTATTATCCACATagaaaccaaattttgaaaacaattATGATAAGATTTTATTTCGGAGTATATTGGCTTTGAGAGATTTTAGGATCTAATCATGTTTATAGGAAAGtaacattaaaaaaataaaattggaaagTGAAACTGTTGGCACATTTTTAGGTGGCAGTCGGAGATATGGCGCGTATTAGCTCGTCCGAAAAATGCTGGATCCAAGGGAAAGGATGGTGCCACATTTTAGTGGCGTATATATTTGGTGCAGCATGATAGTAGTATATCTTTTCCACACCAAGCCCTCCCTCCCTTGAAAACATAAATAGGGGAATTTTATTCTCTAGGATCACTTCAATCCCCAATTATGTTTGAGTTAGGTTTTCAGTCTGTGATGATAAATCCAAGGCTTGTTCTTGATCATCAAGAACAAGTGGGAAAACTTTTGCTTCATATGAGGCTTAAGTTCTTAACTTGGATCTTTGAGACTATTTGTGTTTGTAGTTGCACACCATTGCTTCATATGTTTTTCTTtaagtacaatttttttttaaattttttttttttttttatgatctctGAGGCTATTTATGTTAGATTTGCAGTAGAAACCCTCCATTTTTGTTGCTTAAAAGAGGGCTAAAACATGATTTTTGAAAGAGTTTTTGTGATGTTGAAATGTGAAATTGAATCGGTGACCTTTCTCTTTGTCCGATCTGTTATAATATTTTTGTTTGTGTGATTTCTGTGAGATCTTTTGGGTAGAAAAGCCATTTTTAACCTATTCTCTAGAAAGCAATCACCAATCGACCCGTCCGATTCAACTCGGCCTTTTCAGGAACCGACTTCACAAGGTACTTGGACTACAGTAACTACTATACTCCGTCCACACCGTATCCTCTCTAACCGTCTTGGTTTTAAACTCATTTGAAAGTCATTTTTTCTCCCGCTCTCAGATCAAATTATTTTGAAAACAAATACTTCTCGTCTCCGGcgtttctctttttctcttcccTACTTTTCTCTTCTATTTCTGAATCTGGTACTATGGGAATGCTTTCTGTTTCTTTGCTATTCAATTCTCCATCTGTGTTTCGAGTAATTGTGGTGTTTTTAGGTTTAGTGTGATGCTATTATGAATTTGATCGATTTCAACTGGTTTTTATTCATTTTTAGTCTAATTTTTTTGGTGAATCAGGTTGAGTTAGGGTAAACTGAATTAGGTTGATTTACGGTAATAGAGTTAACAGATTGGGTGATTGAGTTAGGGTAAATGAGTTGGTAGATTGTTTTATTGACTACATAACGTGGATTGATTTTGATAAGTTCACAATGGTTAATTTAGGAAACTCGTTTGCTATGAGGAGTTGTTCTGGATATGAATCTGTATCAGGGATCCGCAATCCAGGTATGCTTTATGAGTTATCTATattcaataataagtttgttaTCTTCTTGTTGGATTTCTATTTTATTCCCTGGTTTGTTAAATATGGGAATTGAAACCAATACAGGTTATGCACTGAGGAGTTCTAGTTCTACTGGATTAGTGATTCGTAACCCAGGATTATCAGGTATGCTGTATGAGATATCCATTCTCAATAATaagttcattctcttcttgtcaAGTTATTGGTTTGCTATTGCATGTTTATTCACTTTTctggtttttaggtttttatggcCATGGATTGTCATTCGGATTTGTTAGATTCCCTTCTCTTTCTAGAGCTCCTCGAAAGCTTGTGATCACAAACTCTGGTGTGGAAGATGCTATTCTACGAGCTACTGAATCAATGGTCGACAATCTAATGGATAGGAGTTCGGAACTCATCCCAAAACCAGTCAAAAGAATTGCTCGTATCATCTCATCCAAGAAGACTAATGTGTTGGAAATATTGCTTTTCTTTCTAATATTCTATCCAAGGTCTGCATTCTACTTGGTGAAGAAACTTCTTCCTTCATCTACACTCATGAAACAGTTTGCTCTAGAGGTCGGAAAAGAGATTGGTAAGCAGGTCATAGAGCAGTCTGTGGGTGTTCTGTTTGGAGCTGCAGCTGTATATTATTGGAAATCGGGTGAATCTGCTTCTTACATTGATGTTGGAGGGAAGGCCAAGTCAGTTGATCACAAGTTTGACCAAAAGTTTGATGTTGAAATTGATCAAGCTTCTTTGATGGTGACAAAATTTAAGGAGCTGGTTGAAGGTTTTGAAAAGAATGTAGATCTGAAGTTCGTTGATGGGCAGACAAGCGTCTATTTGGATAGCTTCAGTTCTGATTTTCTGTATGCTAAGGTTAGTTGTTGCTTATTTATtctcttttatatcaaatttccCTGCTGCTTGTTATCTTTTGTTATGAAGACTGTGCTCTTAAAGAGCTTTCAGTGTTCAAGATTGTACTCGTAATGAGCTAGTTTTTACTCTCAAGGAGCTGTTAGAATCCAAATTATGCTCTTAGAGAGCTGTTTGACCTTATTTGTGCTCTTGAAGAGCCTCTAGGCTTCTATAATTGCTCCGCAGAAGCTGTTACCAATTGTCCTTTAATCAGCTCACTGTGGCTTCTAGTCCATCTATGCTGCAGGTAGTTGTACCTATTATAGAGGCTTGGGATTGGATCTGCCACCTTTCCTGTAGCTATTCTGGGTCTTTGTGCCCTCATATAACTTGCTCCATTTTAGAGTCATGGATATAGCTGTAGGTATACGTCACTCCTTTTAGAGATTATGACTTCTCCAGCTCAGAATACATTAAGTGTGTATAATTTCAAGATGCAATTATTAGTAGATGTTgctgaagatatatatatataccgatTGAACCTCTTAAAATCTCAGTAATGCTATAATTCAAGTAACATTTAAGTTCTCTTTTGTTATGTGTTCCCAGATTCATGTCTCCTTCGTGATGGGTTGTGAGAATAAAGCCTTTTGCAATATCAGTGTGAGTGAGCCTTGCTAGCTTCTTCTCTCGACTTAGCTTTAACAACTCTTATGGTTCTCTTCGATTATCATGATTATCAGTTTGACTCTTCGTTTTGTTTTTTGTAGTCGATTGTTCGTATGGAGATCTTAAAGGCTACAAGGGGTTCCATTTTGCAGTGAGGATTTGTAGGCCTGTATAGATTAGCTCAAGACACTCTAATTGAACATGtggtatatacatattgtcaggGAGACGGTGATAGAACAGTTTACTAATTAGAGCCCTGTTTGTTATTCGGGTAGATCATAAATGTTTGGTAGACATAATTGTATATCCTTAAAAAAGTTTTAAGTACTATCAAGAGTTATTACATGAATGAATTTTAGCTTCATCTGTTAACCTAGGTAACTAGTTATTTTCATTTGGCGCATTAGTTTCCGTGCTATGAAATTATAAGTATACTGTATATGCCTTTTGGGATAACAAAAGTTAGTTCTGCAGAACTTTTTTTGAGCATTAGTTTCTGGGTTATAAGGGTTTACCACTGGTGAACAGTTATCACACTCACAACAAAAGTTGAGAAGTGAAAGTATACAAAATTTACTTTTAGTGTTTACAGTAGAAAAGTTACTTTCATGAAAACATTTTTACATTCACATAACACCTATCGAAATTAAGTTGAATTGAATTGAGTTCCATTTTCTGACCCTGTTGAAGACGAACACCTTTCTTAACAAAAGTATCAGCTGAAAAAAGTTCACCTCACGGTAAACATGTTTAAAACTGATAAGCTGAATGCATGCCTTTGAATCAAGCACTTTGGACTTCTGGTTTTTGAATAATGGCCACCATGAACAATGAGCCCTTTTCACTGTCAGGTTTTTCATCTTCAAAGCAGGCTTTATTCCTCATAAACCACAACTCTGCCGTAAGTGTGAATGCAGCAATAAACCAGATTAGCGAGTCCTTGCAATTCCATTTCCAGTGCCCTGGTTTTTGGCAATAAAAACACTTTCCTTTGGGTTCTTCACCTTTGCCCTTCTTAACCCCAAAAGGGTTGTGGTTTCAGGATCTTCTTAATTGCCCTTCTGACGAGTTCATACATACCATCAAGAGACGAAATTACTCCATCCAAACAATTCAGAGAAATCTTGATAGATGTTCCTCGCAATAGCTAAAGCAACCCTACAGTTCGGAAGACAAGGATAATAAGTTAAGGATCATCGTATTGGTAACATATGAAGGCAATTAAGGTTTGAGTTGAGTTCAGATTTATGAATGATTAGACGGCGTTATCAAGCTTAAGCTGAATATTTCCAAGGTATGAGATTTCACCTCTGCTTTGGGCCACCACTCAAATTGAACCCATCTGTCCAATATTGGTTTAATATCCATCTGAAAGATTTCTGATGAACTCATCTGCGTTCGCAGTTGCTGCTGCATGCTCAACCTTCTTCCTATTGATTTTTGCCGAAAAAATCTTCGCAGCCAAATAGCAGCAAATGTGCCTGAGAGAAGTATCTGAAAAGGGCATGTCAACTTCTTTCAATGCATTAGACAATGATAACTACCCAGGAAATACCAAACTTaaaccatttttttattttttctggaaACATACTTAAACTAATATTTAATCAGGCAGAACGATGAAATTCAATTAAGGAATACCAGGTCCAAATAATGTTGAATCTTTAGTAAGATAGATGTTAATACATGAAATATATGTATCGTGTAGAACCCATTGGAACTGCAGAGGAAAGAAAATATACACAAATCGTGAGAAGCTAGACCAATATGACACCTCCAGATAAAACCTCCAGATATTATGACCATCATAAGAGCTGAACCCTCCAATAAATGAAGAAAATACTGGACCTGGTTAACACAAGGGGAATGCATTTGATACTATAACGTGCCAGGATAAGAAGGGCACATAAATCAAAAGATCTGATTAAATATAGATACTTGGTTTGCAATACAATTTAACTAAAGCATTATAAACTAAACACAAATTGGAGAAACTACGGATCACGAAACAGATAATAATGTCAGTACAGTAATGACATAACTATATATCAAGGAAAATTAGTCTCTCTCTCTCTACGAATTTCTGCTTGTTTAGTGGAGAACTGGAGCTTATGCTTCTGATATAATGGATTCCTCAATACTTGAATATTCCTGGTATAGTTAGTCCGTACGGTAAATTGCTAATGTCGAAAACTTCTAGTCATACTGTAAGCAGAAGGCAGCCCCACACCCGGATACAATCTCTTCCTAAAGCACCCAATAAGGCATTTTCTAACTACTACTATTTCGTAATTCAAGGATTATAAGCCACAATAATACTtacatacttcaaagttcaaacaGCAAATTTATTATTAGGGAGTGGGATAAAATATGATTACTATTACCTTGAGGGATAAAAGCTCACTTCCTCTGCAACTAAACCACTGATAACCCTCTCCATACATCTTTCCACAATCAATCAAGCAAATCCACCATGGTTTTCCTTCTCAGAAACCTCTCTGGCAACCTCAATATCATCGCATCCTCAATCTGGATAGGAAAATGAGTTGCCACGAACACGATCCCGCCTTTCTTTCGATGCTCAGCAATAATGTATAATTTCACACCTTCAGTATCCAATGCCACTGACGGCTCATCAAGTAACCAAATCGGATGATCAAGTGCACCTACTCTAGCAAGCTGGAGCCATTTGCGTTGACCCATGGAAAGCAATAAGCCTGCCTAGTCCCATGAGCTCCAAAGCTGCCTTTGATTTACCAGATTTCCTTCAAGGACTTCAAACCATTGCACATTATCAAGAACGGTGAATTTCTCTTTGACGGCGTCCCTAAGAGATAACCAATTGAGCTGGAGCTTGTATTGCTCAAAAACTCCTGACTTTGTTTGTAATGTCGTGACCGTTCCATAGGATCTCTCCAGCTGAGGGTCTTGAGAAACAAGCTAACATTCTTAAGAAAGTGGATTTCCCTGCACCATTTGCTCCTGTTAATACAAGTGCACCTCCATCATGGACTGATGCGTTAATTTtcgaagaaaatagttgggcattTCTCATGCATGAGACATTGTTTAGCCATTCTAGGAAGTGGTGGTTTTCTTATAAACATTTTAATTCCAAAACGATTTCAACCTACAAAAGTAGAACACACAAAACACAAAACCCCAATTCAGAAATCACAATTCAAAACAAAGCCCCAGCTCAGTAAATCGAATTCCCCCAAAACTTCAACACAAATGATGGAAACTCAAAACCAACACCAGTCACCGACTCGTATCTCTAAATTGAACAGTGGCATAGTATAATGAATCCAATTacttcaaaagaaaaacaaaatttagGAATTCTTTGGTAAGATTGAGATTACCTGGGAGATGGTGTATTGAAACAGAGGGAGTTAACGAATCAAGTTCTTTAATAATCAGCAGCTTAGGGGTTTTCTACTTGTTGTGCCGCTCACAAAAACCCTTTGCATTTTGGTAAGTAATGCACACAAAAATAATGGAAAAGCATTTTTATCCGGCACCCGAAAAAATACCCTTCCGGGTTCCGGCACCCACACAACAATTTCGCTTCTTCAGTGTCCCTCACTTTAAGCCAAGCATTAtcaagattgctaataggggtaccaaattGTGTGGGGTGTACCAATCCCTTACCAATATGTATTTTGTCCTACATGTATAAtggtacacccccaagcaatTTGGTATCCCTATTAGCAGCCCAGAGCATTATGGTCTCTCAATTCTCTTCGCTACAACTATAATATAGCAAACAAACCCCAAGAACCCATCCCCATGGAGGAATAACATCTGTCCCTTACGAGGAATAACATCCTTGGCTTTGTGTGAGTTTCTCTCAGTTAGTTTTTTGGGTCCGTCATTCATAAAGCACAAACATAAGTTTTATTGTCTATTTGGATATCAGAAGCAGAAGTCAAAAGTATAATATTTTTGTCTCACAAATGAttaatgtttttgtttttgaagtCACTCTGAAATTGTGTACCCAAATTAACTTCTGACTTTTTTGCTTCAAGAAATTAAAAAACAACTTCTTGAGTAGTATCCAAACATGTTATTAATGGTGGACCCAGAAAGCCACTTTACAGAAACTCAGCTATTTCTTCTGTGGAATTTTTTCAGTCAAAAAGTTATGCTTTGCAGCACTGATTTCACTTCGCTATATTCCATTATGTTGCATCGTCTCTTGCAACTATTGGAGGATTATATCCTTTTACAACACAAACTCAGGTTTGGAAACCGCGAGCTTGTAAGAAGGAATGCATAGCTTTTTCCCACTATAAGTAATTTATGCCGTCGAAGGCTAGCGGTACGTTTATATAGATTGCAATTTTGTTCATAGATTCAGATCAccataaacacaaacttattaggtcttaacgtaTTTTCCTGGTCTGATACCATAATGAAAACGCGGGGTACCAAATATACCACCAACCTTTTAGTTTGACAACTTGCATGGACAATACcttaatacaaatccaaataaaggggttatatctctttctcttacaATCAAAGAGTTCTAGACaagaaatccgtgaacctgattaaaCCATGGGAGTagttggacgattccaaagatcaatatccaagctcAAATAACCGAATCTGAATtcttccaagtatgaaacttgttatctatctttcaagataagaattcaacaagaacaagttctTATAATCGATCACAATCAAGATGGTTGTATCTAGTACGATTAATTACATTGTAGATATGATaatcatattataaagataaacaacataatacgAAAAAGGaataacacaagacaccaaaagttttgttaacgagaaaactgcggagaaacctcgggacctcgtccataaTTAAATACCGaactatattaagccgttacagacactagcctattataagaacttcagaatggaatgtagttgataccgattccaccctccaagcgatttagTACCTCACAAGGTTCTATGCAATTGTTTCCCGTAGATGACATTATTTACAGTGTAAGAGTGTtaaagcattgatcggtcgaaatcacaagtgttgctatctcaagatggttgtcaaaatttagttgatcaaaactatatcttgatttctagtccacatTTAGTCAAGTaccggattaggatagaattatgtagttgagaatcggatatcactgcgttctaccgtttgtaggtgaagatcaactgaagctCTAGAGAACTTCCTCAACAAAATTTAGTTGATCAGAGATCTAGagaacttcctcaacaaaaggtaagtgaaaactgaaccacctatttctcaagttttcacctttctatctatgagacattgtcgcgtgattaaatttgacagtttatgcataatagaaatttcgagtcaagtttatcttgaatatcgttctcAAAACATGACTAATTAAACTTAAGAAcctttgttcatacttgatgactttggttaagaacaatttattgtttatgacctaaattatgattcaagatttaatcatttgaaaatagcctgaaaTAGTGATATatttcattgatgttattcgggaatgtttcgaattgataaAGAGATAGAAAAGTATTGTTACtctggatacaagacagtatgcataccaattcACATACTGGGAATACTTTTATAAGTCCGGAGCCGCAGTAGATGTACCTAGTTTACGTACCGACATATCTATAGTTCGGCAGCGACTTTTTGGTACTCATAcaccggtatccataccacaaaaagtctgtTGACTCGTGACCAGGAAGGTGCATTCCTAGTAGAGCTGGCAAataagccaaaacccgcggattAACACGTGCTCGTCCCGTGAAAAACCGTACCCGGCTGGACTGGGttataaacaagccgggttagggttagaGAAATGGTGGCTTGTGAGAAAAAGGGTTAACCCGTGCCCGTCCCGTAAACCCGCGGGTAATCCTGTTAACCcgtgcataataataataataataattaataaactaCATTCAATTTCACCGTTGGATTATCTAGGGTTAATCATGTCCCTACGTTTAAGGTATAAAAAGCTAAATCTAAAACTGAATGAATAGACATcgttctctttcttctcttttttttttcttctactccTTCTCTTTTTCTGCGTTCTTCGGCTGGTGGAGAATTAGAGATGATAATGGTGAG encodes the following:
- the LOC113309512 gene encoding uncharacterized protein LOC113309512 isoform X1, with product MRSCSGYESVSGIRNPGYALRSSSSTGLVIRNPGLSGFYGHGLSFGFVRFPSLSRAPRKLVITNSGVEDAILRATESMVDNLMDRSSELIPKPVKRIARIISSKKTNVLEILLFFLIFYPRSAFYLVKKLLPSSTLMKQFALEVGKEIGKQVIEQSVGVLFGAAAVYYWKSGESASYIDVGGKAKSVDHKFDQKFDVEIDQASLMVTKFKELVEGFEKNVDLKFVDGQTSVYLDSFSSDFLYAKIHVSFVMGCENKAFCNISSIVRMEILKATRGSILQ
- the LOC113309512 gene encoding uncharacterized protein LOC113309512 isoform X2, yielding MVNLGNSFAMRSCSGYESVSGIRNPGYALRSSSSTGLVIRNPGLSGFYGHGLSFGFVRFPSLSRAPRKLVITNSGVEDAILRATESMVDNLMDRSSELIPKPVKRIARIISSKKTNVLEILLFFLIFYPRSAFYLVKKLLPSSTLMKQFALEVGKEIGKQVIEQSVGVLFGAAAVYYWKSGESASYIDVGGKAKSVDHKFDQKFDVEIDQASLMVTKFKELVEGFEKNVDLKFVDGQTSVYLDSFSSDFLYAKIHVSFVMGCENKAFCNISSIVRMEILKATRGSILQ